Proteins from one Scyliorhinus canicula chromosome 6, sScyCan1.1, whole genome shotgun sequence genomic window:
- the LOC119966828 gene encoding UI-like produces the protein MAPTPLIFLAACLLLVTRIPPSVCRAVDLKIFDKRDPNVNTATDEENDTPLSSNLKEKLRQSLEQNPNYLKISSWLPPNYQQMVKDIFAKEATRFLREPSLNTKSLMSTQEADQDMLAAFAGRSKKRGIVHTSLDVTFKLLLEMIMISKLELEHKLAAKNREIMDKVGK, from the coding sequence ATGGCGCCAACTCCCCTCATTTTCCTTGCAGCCTGTTTACTGCTTGTCACTCGcatccctccctctgtgtgtcgTGCTGTAGATTTGAAGATCTTTGACAAACGGGACCCCAATGTCAATACAGCCACTGATGAAGAAAATGACACACCTCTTTCCTCCAATCTGAAGGAAAAATTGCGCCAGTCTTTGGAACAAAATCCTAATTACTTGAAGATTAGTTCTTGGCTACCACCAAATTACCAGCAGATGGTGAAAGATATCTTTGCTAAAGAAGCCACTCGTTTCCTACGTGAACCTTCCTTAAATACAAAAAGCCTCATGTCCACTCAAGAAGCTGACCAAGATATGCTAGCGGCCTTTGCAGGACGCTCCAAGAAACGCGGTATCGTGCACACTTCCTTGGATGTCACGTTTAAACTCTTGCTAGAAATGATCATGATTTCAAAGTTGGAATTGGAACACAAATTGGCAGCGAAAAATCGTGAAATTATGGACAAAGTTGGCAAATGA